One stretch of Methyloversatilis sp. RAC08 DNA includes these proteins:
- a CDS encoding phosphoheptose isomerase gives MNLVSRISEHFFDSAQTKLSSVELLAAPIGDAIELMVSSLMATGKILACGNGGSAADAQHFAAELVGRYERERPELAAIALTVDTSILTAIANDYGYEQVFAKQVRALGQPNDVLLALSTSGNSGNVIEAIRAAHEREMHVVALTGRGGGRIAEMLTERDIHLCVPAERTARIQEVHLLTLHCLCDGIDCMLLGTE, from the coding sequence ATGAACCTGGTTTCACGCATTTCCGAGCATTTCTTCGACAGCGCGCAAACCAAGCTTTCGTCGGTCGAATTGCTGGCGGCACCGATTGGCGATGCCATTGAACTGATGGTGTCCAGCCTGATGGCCACCGGCAAGATTCTGGCCTGCGGCAACGGCGGGTCGGCGGCCGACGCGCAGCATTTCGCGGCCGAACTGGTTGGCCGCTATGAACGCGAACGACCCGAGCTGGCCGCGATCGCGCTTACTGTCGACACCTCCATCCTGACCGCCATCGCCAACGACTACGGCTACGAGCAGGTGTTCGCCAAACAGGTACGTGCGCTGGGCCAGCCGAATGACGTGCTGCTGGCACTGTCCACCTCGGGCAATTCGGGCAACGTGATCGAGGCCATCCGCGCCGCGCACGAGCGCGAAATGCACGTCGTGGCACTGACCGGCCGCGGTGGCGGACGCATCGCCGAAATGCTCACCGAACGCGACATCCACCTCTGCGTGCCGGCCGAACGCACGGCGCGCATCCAGGAAGTTCACCTGCTCACCCTGCATTGCCTGTGCGATGGCATCGACTGCATGCTTCTAGGAACCGAATGA
- a CDS encoding HIRAN domain-containing protein, producing the protein MRSACSALALLAALAADVSCAQSLRLLAQRSPLAGAQFHQLHAVRPGLREGDTLTLEREPGNRHDRRAIRVLWRGHMLGYLPRAANFEAAAEMDAGQRLSARIGRLTDDPDPWRRVRIDVYVELAPAQ; encoded by the coding sequence ATGCGTTCGGCCTGTAGCGCACTGGCGCTGCTCGCCGCGCTCGCCGCAGACGTGTCATGCGCCCAGAGCCTGCGCCTGCTGGCGCAGCGCTCGCCACTGGCCGGCGCACAGTTCCACCAGCTGCACGCGGTGCGTCCGGGTCTGCGCGAAGGCGATACGCTGACGCTGGAACGCGAACCCGGCAACCGCCATGACCGGCGCGCCATCCGCGTGTTGTGGCGCGGCCACATGCTGGGCTATCTGCCGCGCGCCGCCAATTTCGAGGCGGCCGCCGAAATGGATGCCGGACAGCGGCTGAGTGCGCGCATCGGCCGGCTGACCGACGACCCGGACCCGTGGCGGCGTGTGCGCATCGACGTCTATGTCGAACTCGCACCCGCGCAATGA
- a CDS encoding YraN family protein, protein MTLRAAHGAAAEALAARHLEAHGLRVIGRNLRWPDGELDLVCEHGDSLVFVEVRLRRDARFGGAAASVGPTKQARLIRAAQHYLAEQGRRARQRPARFDVVALSGLDGRQIEWIRDAFGL, encoded by the coding sequence ATGACGCTGCGCGCCGCGCACGGCGCAGCGGCCGAGGCGCTGGCTGCGCGCCACCTCGAAGCGCACGGCCTGCGGGTGATCGGCCGCAACCTGCGCTGGCCGGATGGCGAACTCGATCTGGTCTGCGAACACGGCGACAGCCTCGTGTTCGTCGAAGTGCGCCTGCGTCGCGATGCGCGCTTCGGCGGCGCAGCCGCCAGCGTCGGCCCGACCAAGCAGGCGCGGCTGATCCGCGCCGCGCAGCACTATCTGGCCGAACAGGGCCGGCGTGCGCGCCAGCGACCGGCACGCTTCGATGTGGTGGCGCTGTCGGGGCTGGACGGCAGGCAGATCGAATGGATACGCGATGCGTTCGGCCTGTAG
- a CDS encoding nuclear transport factor 2 family protein, with protein MSADTDLRLRALITAFESLTPDTVAVLAALYAADATFRDPFNDVRGRAAVARIFSHMFEQVGSPRFEVHSAMSEGDAAWLDWTMHFTMRGQALQIVGATRLRFDDAGCVVEHRDYWDAAQELYEKLPVIGGAMRWLRRRLAVPGL; from the coding sequence ATGTCCGCTGACACCGACCTGCGCCTGCGCGCGCTGATCACGGCGTTCGAATCCTTGACGCCCGACACCGTGGCCGTGCTCGCAGCGCTGTATGCGGCCGATGCGACCTTCCGCGATCCGTTCAACGACGTGCGCGGGCGGGCCGCGGTGGCACGCATTTTCAGCCACATGTTCGAGCAGGTCGGCTCGCCGCGCTTCGAGGTGCACTCGGCGATGAGCGAAGGCGATGCGGCCTGGCTGGACTGGACGATGCACTTCACGATGCGCGGGCAGGCGCTGCAGATCGTGGGTGCGACGCGGCTGCGCTTCGACGACGCAGGGTGCGTCGTCGAACATCGCGATTACTGGGATGCCGCGCAGGAGCTGTATGAAAAACTGCCGGTGATCGGCGGCGCGATGCGCTGGCTGCGCCGCAGGCTCGCGGTACCGGGCCTCTGA
- a CDS encoding BON domain-containing protein, with product MTHTPIKTPRATLVRPLLIAALVAACVPMLQGCFPFVAAGAGGAVLSALDRRTSGTQVEDEGIELRTSSRLREKLGSRANVSVTSYNRNVLLTGQVADDATRAEAEAIAGGVPNVRGISNETEIAGVSSLTQRSSDAVITSKVKARILDSQRVSANHVKVVTEGSKVYLMGLLTEAEANAAKQVAAATGGVAKVVAIFEIVSPEEARRLDQAGARK from the coding sequence ATGACCCACACACCGATCAAGACCCCCCGCGCGACGCTTGTGCGGCCGCTGCTGATTGCCGCACTTGTCGCGGCCTGCGTACCGATGCTCCAGGGCTGTTTCCCGTTCGTCGCGGCCGGTGCCGGCGGCGCCGTGCTGTCGGCGCTCGACCGACGCACCAGCGGCACCCAGGTCGAGGACGAAGGCATCGAACTGCGCACCAGCTCGCGCCTGCGCGAAAAGCTCGGCAGCCGCGCCAACGTCAGCGTCACCAGCTACAACCGCAATGTGCTGCTGACCGGCCAGGTGGCCGACGACGCCACGCGCGCCGAAGCCGAAGCCATCGCGGGTGGCGTGCCGAATGTGCGCGGCATCAGCAACGAGACCGAAATCGCCGGCGTGTCGTCGCTGACCCAGCGTTCGAGCGACGCGGTCATCACCTCGAAGGTGAAAGCGCGCATTCTCGATTCGCAGCGCGTGTCGGCCAACCACGTCAAGGTGGTGACTGAAGGCAGCAAGGTCTATCTGATGGGCCTGCTGACCGAAGCCGAAGCGAACGCCGCCAAGCAGGTCGCCGCCGCCACTGGTGGTGTCGCAAAGGTGGTCGCGATCTTCGAAATCGTCAGCCCGGAAGAAGCACGCCGGCTGGATCAGGCAGGCGCCCGCAAGTAA
- the rsmI gene encoding 16S rRNA (cytidine(1402)-2'-O)-methyltransferase — translation MYVVGTPIGHLGELSARAIAALRAADLIACEDTRETSRLARHLGLTAQLVAVHEHNERSGAERLIAALRDGRRVALVSDAGTPAVSDPGARVVRAVQDAGFRVVPISGPSAAVVALSASGLLDAQFRFVGFLPVKSAARRKVLESLREQDCVLVFYEAPHRIVECVDDIAAVIQPERELVIARELTKLFEQIVRLPVSEAVAWLAADPNRQRGEFVLLLAAAQLEEGLDAAARRTLELLLDELPPSRAVKVAQAITGASRKLLYDHAMAHATDAPQDEDAG, via the coding sequence TTGTATGTCGTCGGCACGCCGATCGGCCATCTGGGCGAGCTGTCGGCGCGCGCCATCGCGGCCCTGCGTGCGGCCGACCTGATCGCCTGCGAGGACACGCGGGAAACGTCGCGCCTCGCCCGACATCTCGGGCTGACCGCGCAGCTGGTGGCGGTGCATGAACACAACGAGCGCAGCGGCGCCGAGCGCCTGATTGCCGCGCTGCGCGATGGCCGTCGCGTGGCGCTGGTGTCCGATGCCGGCACGCCGGCGGTGTCCGACCCCGGCGCGCGGGTGGTGCGCGCGGTGCAGGACGCCGGCTTTCGCGTGGTACCGATCAGCGGACCGAGTGCCGCCGTGGTGGCGCTGTCGGCCAGCGGTCTGCTCGACGCACAGTTCCGCTTCGTCGGTTTCCTGCCGGTCAAGTCGGCGGCGCGCCGCAAGGTGCTGGAATCGCTGCGCGAACAGGACTGCGTGCTGGTGTTCTACGAAGCGCCTCATCGCATCGTCGAATGCGTAGACGATATCGCCGCGGTGATCCAGCCGGAACGCGAACTGGTGATCGCCCGCGAGCTGACCAAGCTGTTCGAGCAGATCGTGCGCCTGCCGGTCTCGGAAGCGGTCGCGTGGCTCGCGGCAGATCCGAACCGTCAGCGCGGCGAATTCGTGCTGCTGCTCGCGGCAGCGCAGCTGGAAGAAGGGCTGGACGCCGCGGCGCGTCGCACGCTCGAGCTGCTGCTCGACGAACTGCCACCGAGTCGCGCCGTGAAGGTGGCGCAGGCCATCACCGGCGCATCGCGCAAGCTGCTGTACGACCACGCGATGGCGCACGCTACGGATGCGCCGCAGGACGAGGATGCGGGATAA